One genomic region from Cellulomonas fengjieae encodes:
- a CDS encoding AI-2E family transporter: MGLFARRSRPQVAPPPREVPPVTERSQTSLWSDGFGRAGTRSVQVLAVLAVVAVFVLVVTQLTLIVIPVLIALVLAAAISPLVSFLRRKGLPSMLATWIALLTLVALLSAIVWLVVRAVVSQWDELSDQALEGFDELQAYIQRLPFDITEEQIGSLRESVTGLLTSDAVGSGALAGVSQTVDVVAGFFIMIVVLFFFLKDGPKIWEFLLRPFDGHRYERGKRIGDTTVRTLGGYVRGTAIVAAVDAVAIGIGLAIVGVPLVIPLSVLVFLLAFIPLVGATVAGILAALVAFVAVGPVEALIVVAIVVAVNQLEGDFLQPVVMGRALRLHPLVILIALTAGTVLAGLTGAVLAVPIAASLWRAVQVWDGPDVPARFARQKRREAV, from the coding sequence ATGGGTCTGTTCGCCCGCCGCTCGCGTCCGCAGGTCGCCCCGCCACCGCGCGAGGTCCCCCCGGTGACCGAGCGCAGCCAGACCTCGCTGTGGTCCGACGGCTTCGGGCGCGCGGGGACCAGGTCCGTGCAGGTGCTGGCCGTGCTCGCGGTGGTGGCCGTCTTCGTGCTCGTGGTGACGCAGCTGACCCTCATCGTCATCCCGGTCCTGATCGCCCTGGTGCTCGCCGCGGCCATCTCGCCGCTGGTGTCGTTCCTGCGCCGCAAGGGCCTGCCCTCGATGCTGGCCACCTGGATCGCCCTGCTCACGCTCGTCGCCCTGCTCTCGGCGATCGTGTGGCTGGTCGTGCGCGCCGTGGTGAGCCAGTGGGACGAGCTGAGCGACCAGGCGCTCGAGGGTTTCGACGAGCTCCAGGCCTACATCCAGCGCCTGCCGTTCGACATCACCGAGGAGCAGATCGGCTCACTCCGGGAGTCCGTGACCGGGCTGCTGACGTCCGACGCGGTGGGCTCGGGCGCCCTCGCCGGGGTCTCCCAGACGGTGGACGTCGTCGCCGGCTTCTTCATCATGATCGTGGTGCTGTTCTTCTTCCTCAAGGACGGCCCGAAGATCTGGGAGTTCCTCCTGCGCCCGTTCGACGGCCACCGCTACGAGCGCGGGAAGCGCATCGGTGACACGACGGTGCGCACCCTCGGCGGGTACGTGCGCGGCACCGCCATCGTGGCGGCGGTGGATGCGGTGGCCATCGGCATCGGGCTGGCGATCGTCGGGGTGCCCCTCGTGATCCCGCTGTCCGTGCTGGTGTTCCTGCTCGCGTTCATCCCGCTCGTCGGCGCCACGGTCGCGGGGATCCTGGCCGCCCTGGTCGCGTTCGTGGCGGTCGGACCGGTCGAGGCGCTGATCGTGGTGGCGATCGTCGTCGCGGTGAACCAGCTGGAGGGCGACTTCCTCCAGCCCGTCGTGATGGGGCGCGCGCTGCGGCTGCACCCGCTGGTGATCCTCATCGCGCTGACGGCGGGCACCGTCCTCGCGGGCCTGACCGGGGCGGTGCTGGCGGTGCCGATCGCGGCGTCGCTCTGGCGCGCGGTCCAGGTGTGGGACGGCCCGGACGTGCCGGCACGCTTCGCGCGGCA
- a CDS encoding flagellar brake protein encodes MHDLAPCALSAGDRALSGYVAEFADGTMTIGIDADGFGTFRAGDDVQLLVLDEVRGEVRYDGWVAQAGATTVRVAELELTSTLQKRQVARVRIAQPCVGTVELPDGDGRAITFVVLDISAHGMRISTTAPLAEHERVSFGFPIGDRDVALVAEVLRSQQTDSGTTLCGCRFVGLHERDADTLFRFVMQTQGAQRRTRLQA; translated from the coding sequence ATGCACGACCTCGCGCCCTGCGCCCTCTCGGCCGGCGACCGCGCGCTCAGCGGCTACGTCGCCGAGTTCGCCGACGGGACCATGACGATCGGCATCGACGCCGACGGCTTCGGCACCTTCCGGGCCGGCGACGACGTCCAGCTCCTCGTGCTCGACGAGGTGCGCGGCGAGGTCCGGTACGACGGCTGGGTCGCCCAGGCCGGTGCGACGACGGTGCGGGTGGCCGAGCTCGAGCTCACGTCGACCCTGCAGAAGCGGCAGGTGGCGCGGGTGCGCATCGCACAGCCCTGCGTGGGGACCGTGGAGCTGCCGGACGGCGACGGCCGGGCGATCACCTTCGTCGTGCTCGACATCAGCGCGCACGGCATGCGCATCTCCACGACCGCGCCCCTCGCGGAGCACGAACGGGTCTCGTTCGGGTTCCCGATCGGCGACCGCGACGTCGCGCTCGTCGCCGAGGTGCTGCGCTCGCAGCAGACCGACAGCGGGACGACCCTGTGCGGCTGCCGCTTCGTCGGTCTGCACGAGCGCGACGCGGACACGCTGTTCCGGTTCGTCATGCAGACGCAGGGCGCGCAACGGCGCACGCGACTGCAGGCGTGA